A part of Hippea maritima DSM 10411 genomic DNA contains:
- a CDS encoding conjugal transfer protein TraH: MLRKIVVVLIIAALTTASYQARADWVSDWVQQKTSLAPNYFKGQKRGYFTFGSFSARWQPSQTTYLFDIQKPSLKIGCGGIDIFGGGFNFVNPQYLVQQLQTMLQAAPAVAFDIALKTLCEQCSQTIKSIEGMIQRLNGLQFNACKASKIMLTKVVDAISPDSQSSERASADQSHNVLTGAVDLFNEIFESEQSITPSSKPSVNQPASAQTDYDKMIADCPQDIKDIFAASQDNPNTTILEGMAKKLNIPEDYVDLIRGFVGDIRIVVAQNSQGKKELKIVLMGPCAKNDSTKTNEFYNGTAYAENDTGECYSANTKNLIQYVQDNMYKIIQKMKDSDGSNRALSDEEQSIIQTSPVSVYQALKASVIVGDTDTVASLLSDITAKAYAYGALSDLYSRAVHLFYRAEEAITKEGNFGPSCQLSITAANVKILRQFINTIYTFQQTIKNDYIKSANEVNALGFMTNNFRKARQIVMQEISDAVNTAAIQQQ, from the coding sequence ATGCTCAGAAAAATTGTCGTGGTTTTGATAATTGCTGCTTTAACAACCGCCTCGTATCAGGCAAGAGCCGACTGGGTGAGCGATTGGGTGCAACAGAAAACAAGCCTTGCGCCTAATTACTTTAAAGGACAAAAGAGGGGTTATTTTACGTTTGGTTCATTTTCGGCAAGGTGGCAACCCAGTCAAACCACCTACCTATTCGACATCCAAAAACCTTCTTTAAAGATTGGCTGCGGCGGCATTGATATCTTCGGCGGCGGCTTTAACTTCGTGAATCCTCAGTACCTTGTTCAACAGCTTCAAACCATGCTTCAGGCAGCTCCTGCAGTTGCATTTGACATTGCTTTGAAAACGCTCTGCGAGCAGTGCTCTCAGACGATTAAGTCAATTGAAGGAATGATTCAAAGGCTCAACGGCCTGCAGTTCAACGCGTGTAAGGCATCAAAAATTATGCTTACAAAAGTGGTGGATGCAATCTCTCCCGATTCTCAGTCCAGTGAAAGGGCATCAGCAGACCAGTCTCACAATGTGTTGACTGGTGCGGTTGATCTATTCAATGAGATTTTTGAGAGTGAACAAAGCATAACCCCCTCAAGTAAACCAAGCGTAAACCAGCCAGCGTCCGCTCAAACTGACTACGATAAAATGATTGCCGATTGTCCCCAGGATATAAAAGATATATTTGCTGCTTCTCAGGATAATCCCAATACAACAATTCTTGAAGGGATGGCAAAAAAACTCAATATTCCAGAGGATTATGTAGATTTAATCAGAGGATTTGTTGGGGATATTAGAATAGTTGTTGCCCAAAACTCTCAAGGCAAAAAAGAGTTAAAAATTGTTCTGATGGGGCCGTGTGCTAAGAACGATTCAACCAAAACAAACGAGTTCTACAACGGAACAGCTTATGCAGAAAACGATACAGGGGAATGTTACAGCGCAAACACAAAAAACTTAATTCAGTATGTTCAGGATAATATGTACAAAATTATACAGAAAATGAAAGATAGTGATGGCAGTAATCGTGCTTTATCGGATGAAGAACAAAGCATCATACAGACTTCACCTGTGTCAGTGTACCAGGCTTTGAAAGCTTCGGTGATTGTTGGTGATACGGACACGGTGGCATCCTTGCTTTCTGATATAACTGCAAAAGCTTATGCCTATGGTGCTTTGTCTGATCTTTACTCCAGGGCTGTACATTTGTTCTACAGGGCTGAGGAAGCTATAACAAAGGAAGGTAACTTTGGACCGAGCTGCCAGTTGAGCATAACGGCCGCGAACGTAAAAATACTGAGACAGTTCATAAATACCATTTACACTTTTCAGCAAACTATAAAGAATGACTACATAAAGTCTGCCAATGAAGTGAACGCTTTAGGCTTTATGACTAATAACTTTAGAAAAGCAAGACAGATTGTTATGCAGGAGATTTCTGATGCAGTTAACACA
- a CDS encoding RNA-guided endonuclease TnpB family protein → MQKTILRAYKYRIYPNKEQVKFLENHFGACRFVYNCFWGKYKDTKLPNKTLLQKELKELKKNENYSWLNQINSQSLQVSIHNLIKAYKRAFSKEVVKERKIALARANTPKQKAKALKLGFPKFKSKKNNYQSFNIPQNVKIKENKVYIPKLKEGIKVKFHRPLSQNGKIKQATISRKNGKYFISILIEEVIKIAKKPFKAIGIDMGLEHFIILSNGEKISNPRWFRKTEQRLKILQKRLSRKVLHSRNWYKLKAKISKFHEKILNQRNDFLHKVSIAIAKQYLLIAIENLSVKNMQKNHYLAKSISDVSWSKFVEFLKYKSEWYGAKLIQIDKFFPSSKTCNICGYKIDKLPLSKRKWTCPYCNTTHDRDINASINILKTALSGMEQPVEPVEVCQKATVEAGSPDYNL, encoded by the coding sequence TTGCAAAAAACTATATTAAGAGCTTATAAATATAGAATTTATCCTAATAAAGAACAGGTTAAATTTTTAGAAAATCATTTTGGGGCTTGTAGATTTGTGTATAACTGTTTTTGGGGTAAATATAAAGATACCAAACTTCCAAATAAAACACTTCTTCAAAAAGAGCTTAAAGAGCTTAAAAAGAATGAAAATTATTCTTGGCTAAATCAAATAAACTCTCAATCTCTTCAAGTATCAATCCATAATCTTATCAAGGCATATAAAAGAGCTTTTAGTAAAGAAGTAGTAAAAGAGAGAAAAATTGCACTTGCAAGAGCAAATACTCCAAAACAAAAAGCAAAAGCATTAAAACTTGGATTTCCAAAATTCAAATCTAAAAAAAACAATTATCAATCATTCAATATTCCTCAAAATGTAAAAATAAAAGAAAATAAAGTTTATATTCCAAAGCTAAAAGAGGGAATAAAAGTAAAATTTCATAGACCATTATCACAGAATGGTAAAATCAAACAAGCCACTATATCAAGAAAAAATGGCAAATACTTCATATCTATTCTAATTGAAGAAGTTATAAAAATAGCTAAAAAGCCTTTCAAGGCAATTGGAATAGATATGGGGTTAGAGCATTTTATAATTCTCTCTAATGGAGAAAAAATATCTAATCCCAGATGGTTTAGAAAAACGGAACAGAGATTAAAAATTCTTCAAAAAAGATTGTCAAGAAAAGTTTTACATTCAAGAAACTGGTATAAGCTAAAAGCAAAAATCTCAAAATTTCACGAAAAAATCTTAAATCAAAGAAATGATTTTCTTCATAAAGTAAGTATTGCGATAGCCAAGCAATACTTACTAATAGCAATAGAAAATCTGTCAGTTAAGAATATGCAAAAAAATCACTATCTTGCAAAATCAATAAGTGATGTAAGCTGGTCTAAATTTGTAGAATTTCTAAAATACAAAAGTGAGTGGTATGGGGCAAAACTAATTCAAATAGATAAATTTTTTCCAAGTTCAAAAACTTGCAATATATGTGGTTATAAAATAGATAAACTTCCATTATCAAAAAGAAAATGGACTTGCCCTTATTGCAATACCACTCACGACAGAGATATAAATGCAAGTATAAATATACTAAAAACAGCATTATCAGGGATGGAACAGCCCGTAGAGCCTGTGGAGGTATGCCAAAAGGCAACCGTTGAAGCAGGAAGCCCTGACTATAATCTTTGA
- the tnpA gene encoding IS200/IS605 family transposase, whose protein sequence is MKRAHHHAKYDLKYHLVLVTKYRKKCITKDMLNRLEKIIRDICNRWDVELLEFSGEEDHIHLLISAHPSMELSKFTNNLKTVSSRLIRKEFKEHLSKFYWKPYFWTRAYFIATTGGAPLEVIKQYIKSQEKPEK, encoded by the coding sequence ATGAAAAGAGCCCATCATCACGCTAAATATGATTTGAAATATCATTTAGTGTTAGTTACAAAATATAGAAAAAAATGTATTACAAAAGATATGCTAAATAGACTTGAAAAGATAATAAGGGACATTTGCAACAGATGGGATGTAGAATTATTAGAATTTAGTGGAGAAGAAGACCATATTCATTTACTTATATCAGCTCATCCGTCAATGGAATTATCCAAATTTACAAATAATCTAAAAACTGTATCTTCAAGACTTATTAGAAAAGAATTCAAAGAGCATCTATCTAAATTTTATTGGAAACCTTATTTTTGGACAAGAGCTTATTTTATAGCTACAACAGGTGGAGCACCACTTGAAGTTATCAAACAATATATAAAATCCCAAGAAAAACCAGAAAAATAA
- a CDS encoding DNA-methyltransferase: MERIYTTKKGELFLGNFTEVYSEYLKEHYENKIQLIITSPPFPLNNKKRYGNLTGEEYLKWFESFAPIFSSLLKENGSLVIEIGNVWEKNRPVQSLLHLEALMNLVRHPYANLRLIQEFIVYNPSRLPSPAQWVTVNRIRTIDSYTHVWWIAKSDFPKADNRKVLRPYSSSMKNLLKRKKYNSGKRPSEHYIGEKSFLKNNGGSIAHNFFEMKPLDEKREVRLPYNVLSFSNSSSNDYFLKRCRELGIKPHPARMHPGVAAFFIEFLTDENDLVLDPFAGSNTTGYVAEMLNRRWIACELKKEYVEQSKIRFEDPIFAQKEEV, translated from the coding sequence ATGGAAAGAATTTATACAACAAAAAAAGGGGAATTATTTCTAGGTAATTTTACCGAAGTTTACAGCGAATACCTAAAAGAACATTATGAAAATAAAATTCAATTAATAATTACTTCACCACCATTTCCACTCAATAACAAAAAGCGGTACGGGAATTTAACCGGCGAAGAATATCTAAAATGGTTTGAGTCATTTGCCCCTATTTTTTCCAGTTTATTAAAAGAAAATGGTTCTTTAGTTATAGAGATTGGAAATGTCTGGGAAAAAAACAGGCCAGTTCAATCTTTACTACACTTAGAAGCTCTTATGAATCTGGTAAGGCATCCTTATGCAAATTTAAGACTCATTCAGGAATTTATAGTTTATAATCCTTCAAGACTACCATCACCGGCTCAATGGGTTACGGTTAATAGAATAAGAACCATTGATAGCTATACTCATGTTTGGTGGATTGCAAAAAGCGATTTTCCAAAAGCAGATAATAGGAAAGTTTTGCGACCTTACAGTTCAAGCATGAAAAACTTATTAAAAAGAAAAAAATATAACTCTGGGAAGAGACCTTCGGAACATTATATAGGAGAAAAAAGTTTCCTAAAAAATAATGGAGGAAGTATAGCTCATAATTTTTTTGAAATGAAACCATTAGATGAAAAAAGAGAGGTTAGACTTCCCTATAATGTTTTGAGTTTTTCCAATTCATCTTCTAATGATTATTTTTTGAAAAGATGTAGAGAACTTGGAATAAAACCGCATCCTGCAAGAATGCATCCGGGAGTAGCAGCTTTTTTTATTGAGTTTTTAACAGATGAAAATGATCTAGTTTTAGACCCTTTTGCCGGAAGTAATACAACAGGTTATGTTGCGGAAATGTTAAATAGAAGATGGATAGCGTGCGAGTTAAAAAAGGAATATGTAGAACAATCAAAAATTAGGTTTGAAGATCCTATTTTTGCTCAAAAAGAGGAGGTTTAA
- a CDS encoding GGDEF domain-containing protein, giving the protein MILQKILAESESPSDVLQIFVYDLTARTGSRGGFVCTETTDYMDAVIGSMRRRRSSLAKDGISVSNIKPLEKGESFVFDTIFIYRTSLGWYVGLDDPEIDEDHVVRTVERTMDVVYPAYSLLLKHEDENRDKDELTGCFTRRELFRHLRSNLKTMLTKDIPLYVFYMDFNNFKVVNDTLGHHMGDAVLRSIASEIKSIFLGYGNVYRVGGDEFIGVAFGINEELANRIAKRIEAVTRQAPCGLFVSVSVAYKVFDRNTYSYTEESNMDTVLNRYLSDIEVDMYENKKKIRDAHEIPKIICGLCPYCKS; this is encoded by the coding sequence ATGATACTGCAAAAAATACTGGCTGAAAGCGAGTCGCCGTCCGATGTTTTGCAGATTTTTGTTTATGATTTAACGGCAAGGACAGGATCAAGAGGAGGTTTTGTCTGTACTGAGACGACGGATTACATGGACGCTGTGATTGGTTCAATGAGACGAAGAAGAAGCTCTCTGGCAAAGGATGGGATAAGTGTGTCTAACATTAAGCCATTGGAGAAAGGCGAGAGTTTTGTATTTGATACTATTTTTATCTACAGAACCTCTTTAGGCTGGTATGTAGGTTTAGACGATCCCGAGATTGATGAGGATCACGTTGTGCGAACCGTAGAGAGGACAATGGATGTTGTTTACCCCGCATATTCGCTTTTGCTTAAACACGAGGATGAGAACAGAGACAAAGATGAGCTAACCGGTTGTTTTACGAGAAGAGAATTGTTCAGGCACTTGCGGTCTAACCTAAAAACTATGCTCACGAAAGATATACCGCTGTATGTGTTCTACATGGACTTTAACAACTTTAAGGTTGTTAACGACACTCTTGGCCATCACATGGGCGATGCGGTGCTGAGGTCAATTGCAAGCGAAATCAAGAGCATATTCCTTGGCTACGGCAATGTTTACCGTGTTGGAGGGGATGAGTTCATAGGTGTTGCTTTCGGCATAAACGAGGAGCTTGCAAACAGAATAGCAAAGCGTATAGAGGCAGTTACAAGGCAGGCGCCGTGCGGGCTGTTTGTGAGTGTGTCGGTGGCGTATAAGGTTTTTGATAGGAATACCTATTCATACACTGAAGAAAGCAATATGGACACTGTCTTAAACAGGTATTTGTCAGATATAGAAGTAGATATGTACGAGAACAAGAAAAAGATTCGCGATGCGCATGAGATACCGAAGATTATCTGTGGCCTTTGTCCGTACTGCAAATCTTAA
- a CDS encoding complement resistance protein TraT, whose product MQKKAFRLLGVFMVFAFLASSLSSCVSTVSTIARGIEHAHLEVQAKMSDTIFLEPVKPDQKTIYVEFRNTSQVPMPDLKQMVISKLQEKGYTIVEDPYKAEFWLQGNVLYMGKQSEHMTMAGLLAGGYGGALTGLAFGRGWGKVGAVGVGSAVGAAAGAVVGAAIHVDTYLGAVDIQIKQKVNGVIQKQVNSNLQNGMGTTESTTYKTTTQYQAYRTRIVVQATQTNLNLKKATPVIEDRLAKEIAGIFN is encoded by the coding sequence ATGCAGAAGAAAGCTTTTAGGTTACTTGGGGTTTTTATGGTGTTTGCCTTTTTGGCATCTTCTTTATCATCCTGTGTATCGACGGTTTCAACTATCGCAAGGGGTATAGAACATGCTCACCTTGAGGTGCAGGCAAAGATGTCCGATACCATCTTCTTAGAACCCGTAAAACCAGATCAGAAAACTATTTATGTGGAGTTTAGAAACACCTCTCAAGTCCCCATGCCCGATCTAAAGCAGATGGTTATCTCCAAATTGCAGGAGAAAGGTTATACGATTGTTGAAGATCCATACAAGGCTGAGTTCTGGCTTCAGGGCAATGTCCTTTACATGGGCAAGCAGAGTGAGCATATGACAATGGCTGGCTTGCTTGCCGGCGGTTATGGTGGTGCATTGACAGGATTGGCTTTTGGTAGGGGCTGGGGCAAAGTTGGAGCTGTTGGTGTAGGCTCTGCTGTAGGTGCTGCGGCTGGCGCTGTCGTGGGTGCTGCAATCCATGTTGACACCTATCTGGGAGCTGTTGATATTCAAATTAAACAGAAAGTCAACGGCGTAATTCAGAAGCAGGTTAACTCCAACCTGCAGAACGGCATGGGAACAACGGAAAGCACGACTTACAAAACAACGACACAATATCAGGCATACAGAACAAGGATAGTTGTGCAGGCAACTCAAACTAATCTCAATCTCAAAAAAGCAACGCCTGTAATCGAAGATAGGCTTGCAAAAGAGATAGCTGGAATATTCAACTAA
- a CDS encoding ATP-binding protein gives MRWKTMDKLIEQFEVTLERLKTYLPERKRPFYKSIQIDDVRGALIYGLRGVGKTTFLINKIANSKRNFLYFSADHPLISSLPLYEIVSEIFKKGYEGVVIDEIHHANKWSEHIKAIYDDYPDKTIWISDSSNLILRKSVSDLSRRFVQFRIPLMSFREYIFLTQGILVDPVDPFNIDKNIFVILKDINILKLFSDYINGGIRPIFTEGEYCSRLKGLLEKSIYYDIPFYVSSIQDKHLRVMNAIIGYLITSAIPTINISGMCNEWDLGKEKLYNLLYVMEHSELINIVKKPGKFTYTKGAKIFLSDPSMYGCFKGNPGSAREAFAVMCLKEKYEVFACKDDRDCDFIVDGIKIEVGGKRKKSKNADFTISDDIDIPVRNRIPLWILGFLY, from the coding sequence TTGAGGTGGAAGACAATGGATAAACTCATCGAACAGTTCGAGGTAACATTAGAGCGATTAAAAACATATCTCCCAGAGAGAAAACGCCCCTTTTATAAAAGTATCCAGATTGATGATGTTAGGGGTGCGCTTATTTATGGTTTAAGAGGAGTGGGTAAAACGACATTCTTAATAAATAAAATCGCTAACTCTAAAAGAAATTTCTTATACTTCAGTGCCGACCACCCGTTGATTTCATCTTTGCCGCTTTACGAGATTGTAAGCGAAATTTTTAAAAAAGGATATGAAGGCGTAGTCATTGACGAAATTCATCACGCCAATAAATGGAGCGAGCATATTAAGGCTATTTATGATGACTACCCAGACAAAACTATCTGGATCAGCGACAGTAGTAATTTGATATTGAGAAAATCCGTATCGGATCTATCAAGACGATTTGTGCAGTTCCGCATACCTCTTATGTCTTTCAGAGAATACATCTTTCTTACACAAGGAATATTAGTAGATCCAGTAGATCCTTTTAATATAGACAAAAATATATTTGTAATACTAAAGGATATAAACATACTAAAGCTTTTTTCCGATTACATCAATGGCGGCATCAGGCCCATTTTTACTGAAGGAGAATATTGCTCACGATTAAAAGGACTTTTGGAGAAATCAATCTATTATGATATTCCATTCTACGTTTCCTCAATACAGGATAAACATTTGAGAGTAATGAATGCAATCATAGGCTACTTAATAACCTCGGCCATTCCAACGATAAATATCTCAGGTATGTGCAATGAGTGGGATTTAGGAAAAGAAAAACTTTATAATTTGTTATACGTTATGGAGCACTCAGAATTAATAAATATTGTCAAAAAACCAGGAAAATTCACGTATACAAAGGGTGCAAAAATTTTTCTCTCCGATCCGTCTATGTACGGTTGTTTCAAAGGCAATCCTGGAAGCGCAAGGGAAGCATTTGCTGTAATGTGTCTAAAAGAAAAATATGAAGTCTTTGCATGTAAGGATGATAGAGATTGCGACTTTATAGTAGATGGAATAAAGATAGAAGTTGGTGGGAAAAGAAAAAAAAGCAAAAACGCTGATTTTACAATAAGTGATGATATTGATATACCCGTAAGAAACAGAATCCCTCTCTGGATATTGGGTTTTTTGTACTAG
- a CDS encoding ParM/StbA family protein: MVILSVDTGYSFIKYAYKDKNGSTSYDKFITAIAPAGEVDDLGIGKKTSFNYNGEEYLVGEKALYKGNVLPTRANDFLTTYSPLFLYKIIKDNGLQPDLVTLSLSISEFKAKSKILKQACENFIVNDTVFSFRVKVFPQGLGIWKYAGSPENAVILDIGFNTIDVLTVIEGMPIPELSAGYKDMGVCEMASTVSEHISANIVKSYVPEVSVVQVLAAGKFKYKRHEYDISELIEQKKETYTKRIFETISKSSKLQTVLDRIDTFIVAGGGAYFIDDNLKESYGFVIPNKPEYANVLGFVKLAEPGN; the protein is encoded by the coding sequence ATGGTAATCTTGTCGGTTGATACGGGTTATAGCTTTATTAAGTATGCTTACAAGGATAAGAATGGTAGCACTTCTTATGATAAGTTCATAACTGCTATTGCACCTGCAGGCGAGGTAGACGATTTAGGCATAGGAAAGAAAACCAGTTTTAACTATAACGGCGAGGAATACCTTGTCGGAGAAAAAGCTCTTTATAAGGGTAATGTTTTACCGACAAGGGCAAATGATTTTCTAACAACATACTCACCGTTATTTTTGTATAAGATCATCAAGGATAACGGCCTGCAGCCTGATTTAGTTACTCTATCCTTATCCATAAGCGAGTTTAAAGCAAAGTCTAAAATTTTAAAACAAGCCTGCGAGAACTTCATTGTCAATGACACGGTGTTTTCTTTCAGGGTAAAAGTTTTCCCTCAAGGACTTGGCATATGGAAGTATGCGGGATCCCCTGAGAATGCCGTAATTCTTGATATAGGGTTTAATACGATTGACGTGCTAACTGTCATAGAGGGCATGCCTATCCCTGAGTTGTCCGCTGGCTATAAAGACATGGGCGTTTGCGAGATGGCTTCAACGGTCTCTGAGCATATAAGTGCGAATATAGTCAAGAGCTACGTGCCTGAAGTCAGCGTTGTGCAGGTGCTCGCAGCCGGTAAGTTTAAGTACAAAAGGCATGAATACGACATAAGTGAACTAATTGAACAGAAAAAGGAAACCTATACCAAGCGAATTTTTGAAACTATAAGCAAATCCTCAAAACTGCAAACCGTTCTCGACAGGATAGACACATTCATAGTAGCCGGCGGAGGCGCGTATTTTATAGACGACAATCTTAAAGAGTCTTATGGCTTTGTAATACCTAACAAACCTGAATACGCAAATGTTCTCGGTTTTGTAAAGCTTGCCGAGCCTGGAAACTAA
- a CDS encoding single-stranded DNA-binding protein, whose protein sequence is MPSLNKVFLMGNLTRDPELRYTPAGLGVATFNMAVNTPAGKDENGNIKTETLFVDVVVFGRLAEAVGEFLTKGFPVFVEGRLRYRTWEDSNGIRRSKHEVLANKIQFLSALKNMPAEEEERQSNFMVEISGDNDVPF, encoded by the coding sequence ATGCCAAGTCTGAATAAAGTTTTCCTGATGGGCAATTTAACCCGAGATCCTGAGTTAAGATATACACCAGCGGGTTTAGGCGTTGCCACATTTAACATGGCGGTCAATACGCCTGCAGGCAAGGACGAAAACGGGAATATAAAAACAGAGACCCTTTTTGTCGATGTTGTGGTTTTTGGCAGGTTGGCTGAGGCTGTGGGCGAATTTCTAACCAAAGGTTTTCCCGTCTTTGTTGAGGGGCGCTTGAGGTATAGAACATGGGAAGACTCAAATGGCATCAGGCGTTCAAAACACGAGGTGCTAGCTAATAAAATTCAGTTTTTGTCAGCTTTAAAAAACATGCCTGCTGAGGAAGAAGAGAGGCAGAGCAACTTTATGGTGGAGATTTCTGGCGATAACGATGTGCCGTTTTGA